One window of Schistocerca gregaria isolate iqSchGreg1 unplaced genomic scaffold, iqSchGreg1.2 ptg000473l, whole genome shotgun sequence genomic DNA carries:
- the LOC126313338 gene encoding vacuolar fusion protein CCZ1 homolog isoform X1: protein MPPLKLEPLNNYETSSMRAFFIFNPTFGLLEEEHYKKIIYYHPADAEPTMQQNNVGICEALINLTKNFTATKCDFMKTKKARWTFYSPETNYWMILITQNPCADKKDANTTSGDSVGLGTSQILKKMYQQYRLFNGSFERTLKSKGGKAELFRTVSAGFSEIVERVDVEDFDILETLNGVSFLYLSAFDYLRTVNCMHTIESKFDAIKYSLCLYKEYVMWTGLQRNETKVLYQFWRDMQHKITETFTHGFDTLQDGSNTTAPTIYIGEQDDPYKLVVYYDMHVALIFLVSPQDVSKALYEDLKEALQPRLEFLSNLGNQHIGQAAFEGFLYIYVNKINLLLETSLEPRTLELNRYVNNILLDMHEELEGGVNGVIGEYVKIYNNVWIVGQRNDYKEFYVILKNAKSLDSAFKQAKYLSRYKFQSAFMS, encoded by the exons ATGCCACCGTTGAAGTTAGAGCCGCTCAACAACTACGAAACATCTTCCATGAGAGCGTTCTTTATTTTCAACCCTACATTCGGACTGCTGGAAGAGGAACACTACAAAAAAATAATCTACTACCACCCCGCTGATGCTGAGCCCACAATGCAGCAAAACAATGTCGGAATTTGTGAGGCGCTTATTAATCTTACAAA GAATTTCACAGCCACTAAATGCGACTTTATGAAAACCAAAAAAGCAAGGTGGACCTTCTACAGTCCAGAAACCAATTACTGGATGATTTTG ATAACGCAAAACCCATGTGCAGACAAAAAAGACGCCAATACTACCAGCGGCGACAGTGTCGGCCTAGGAACTTCCCAAATTCTTAAGAAAATGTACCAACAATACCGA CTGTTCAATGGCTCGTTTGAGCGCACATTGAAAAGTAAGGGAGGCAAGGCCGAGTTGTTTCGGACGGTGTCGGCTGGATTCTCTGAAATCGTCGAGAGAGTCGACGTTGAGGACTTTGACATACTTGAAACATTAAATG GAGTATCCTTTCTTTATCTAAGTGCATTTGACTATCTCCGCACCGTCAACTGCATGCATACAATTGAATCTAAGTTCGATGCCATAAAATACAGCCTGTGCCTATACAAGGAATACGTAATGTGGACCGGGTTACAGCGGAATGAAACCAAGGTTCTGTATCAATTTTGG AGGGACATGCAGCACAAAATTACAGAAACATTTACACATGGATTCGACACTTTGCAGGATGGTTCAAACACCACCGCACCTACAATCTATATTGGCGAGCAAGATGACCCATACAAGCTTGTTGTCTACTACGACATGCACGTTGCGCTTATTTTTCTTGTCAGCCCACAGGACGTAAGCAAAGCGCTATACGAGGACTTGAAAGAAGCGCTGCAGCCTCGCCTCGAATTTCTTTCTAATTTGGGAAACCAACATATTGGCCAAGCCGCATTTGAAGGCTTTTTATACATCTACgtcaacaaaataaatttacttttagaaACGAGTCTAGAGCCCCGCACGCTTGAATTGAACAGGTATGTAAACAACATCCTGTTAGACATGCATGAGGAATTAGAGGGAGGGGTCAATGGAGTGATAGGCGAATATGTCAAAATATACAACAACGTATGGATTGTTGGTCAACGAAACGATTATAAGGAATTTTACGTCATACTAAAAAATGCAAAATCTCTTGATTCGGCTTTTAAGCAAGCTAAGTATTTATCAAGGTACAAATTTCAATCTGCGTTTATGAGCTAG
- the LOC126313342 gene encoding uncharacterized protein LOC126313342: MKTVSLPLVAAGSQGPKLDIAQFSTSKTLDYTAMPQPIIMARSGLKEKIDSLSQSQKFKDKDRLKSLKESPKVYPWTIHDSAGKNVFEGYYEDIMDTCYVILSKEDNKVRVYSVENWYKFMPRAPLTQHPQEEPCSIAKLLEKRTKERKEKEERIQRRVENFLALGESVQEAPVQINAFSVHGKTVQTEKDSDDEDPDVGAEGLDFNNTFDDDEVNVGSAGEEEENVTTKKDLSKTGRNISKLVKSLFNNNEKEDEYLDEEGSSNEEENVDMNSKRRKIEEEAKEAPDSAAKKPKLDKGVKITKEHSDQKNEMLANIKAQFLVSNAHKVSDIVKLCSINIKDPIQLALFKDILQHKLERNPDKTYSMKKRPHN, from the exons atgaaaacagtATCGCTTCCTTTGGTGGCTGCCGGGTCTCAAGGTCCTAAGCTGGACATCGCGCAGTTCTCGACTTCGAAAACTCTTGATTACACGGCCATGCCCCAGCCTATCATTATGGCCAGAAGTGGCCTTAAAGAGAAAATTGACTCCCTTTCTCAGAGTCAGAAATTTAAAGATAAAGATAGACTGAAGTCTTTAAAAGAAAGTCCTAAG GTCTACCCTTGGACAATTCATGATTCAGCTGGGAAAAATGTATTTGAAGGCTATTACGAAGACATAATGGACACCTGCTATGTTATCTTATCTAAAGAAGATAATAAAGTCAGGGTGTATAGCGTCGAAAATTGGTACAAATTTATGCCAAGAGCGCCCCTGACGCAACATCCTCAGGAAGAGCCTTGCAGTATCGCCAAGCTTTTAGAAAAGCGT ACAAAAGAGCGAAAAGAGAAAGAGGAACGAATACAACGTAGGGTCGAAAACTTTTTAGCTCTTGGTGAATCTGTTCAAGAAGCGCCTGTCCAGATCAATGCGTTTTCTGTTCACGGAAAGACGGTGCAGACTGAGAAGGATTCGGATGATGAAGATCCTGATGTAGGTGCTGAAGGATTAGACTTTAACAATACTTTTGATGACGATGAGGTTAATGTGGGAAGtgctggagaagaagaagaaaacgttaCTACAAAAAAAGACTTATCGAAAACCGGTCGTAACATTAGCAAATTAGTCAAAAGTCTCTTTAACAATAATGAAAAGGAAGACGAATATTTAGATGAAGAGGgaagcagcaacgaagaggaaaaTGTTGACATGAATTCGAAAAGGCGTAAAATCGAAGAAGAAGCGAAAGAAGCTCCCGATTCTGCGGCAAAGAAACCAAAGCTTGACAAAGGAGTCAAGATTACCAAAGAACATTCAGATCAGAAAAACGAAATGCTTGCGAATATTAAAGCACAATTTTTAGTCTCCAATGCACACAAAGTATCCGATATTGTTAAACTGTGTTCTATTAATATAAAGGATCCTATTCAGCTAGCGCTATTTAAAGACATTCTCCAACATAAGCTCGAAAGGAATCCAGACAAAACCTATTCTATGAAAAAAAGACCTCAtaattaa
- the LOC126313338 gene encoding vacuolar fusion protein CCZ1 homolog isoform X2 → MPPLKLEPLNNYETSSMRAFFIFNPTFGLLEEEHYKKIIYYHPADAEPTMQQNNVGICEALINLTKNFTATKCDFMKTKKARWTFYSPETNYWMILITQNPCADKKDANTTSGDSVGLGTSQILKKMYQQYRLFNGSFERTLKSKGGKAELFRTVSAGFSEIVERVDVEDFDILETLNGVSFLYLSAFDYLRTVNCMHTIESKFDAIKYSLCLYKEYVMWTGLQRNETKRDMQHKITETFTHGFDTLQDGSNTTAPTIYIGEQDDPYKLVVYYDMHVALIFLVSPQDVSKALYEDLKEALQPRLEFLSNLGNQHIGQAAFEGFLYIYVNKINLLLETSLEPRTLELNRYVNNILLDMHEELEGGVNGVIGEYVKIYNNVWIVGQRNDYKEFYVILKNAKSLDSAFKQAKYLSRYKFQSAFMS, encoded by the exons ATGCCACCGTTGAAGTTAGAGCCGCTCAACAACTACGAAACATCTTCCATGAGAGCGTTCTTTATTTTCAACCCTACATTCGGACTGCTGGAAGAGGAACACTACAAAAAAATAATCTACTACCACCCCGCTGATGCTGAGCCCACAATGCAGCAAAACAATGTCGGAATTTGTGAGGCGCTTATTAATCTTACAAA GAATTTCACAGCCACTAAATGCGACTTTATGAAAACCAAAAAAGCAAGGTGGACCTTCTACAGTCCAGAAACCAATTACTGGATGATTTTG ATAACGCAAAACCCATGTGCAGACAAAAAAGACGCCAATACTACCAGCGGCGACAGTGTCGGCCTAGGAACTTCCCAAATTCTTAAGAAAATGTACCAACAATACCGA CTGTTCAATGGCTCGTTTGAGCGCACATTGAAAAGTAAGGGAGGCAAGGCCGAGTTGTTTCGGACGGTGTCGGCTGGATTCTCTGAAATCGTCGAGAGAGTCGACGTTGAGGACTTTGACATACTTGAAACATTAAATG GAGTATCCTTTCTTTATCTAAGTGCATTTGACTATCTCCGCACCGTCAACTGCATGCATACAATTGAATCTAAGTTCGATGCCATAAAATACAGCCTGTGCCTATACAAGGAATACGTAATGTGGACCGGGTTACAGCGGAATGAAACCAAG AGGGACATGCAGCACAAAATTACAGAAACATTTACACATGGATTCGACACTTTGCAGGATGGTTCAAACACCACCGCACCTACAATCTATATTGGCGAGCAAGATGACCCATACAAGCTTGTTGTCTACTACGACATGCACGTTGCGCTTATTTTTCTTGTCAGCCCACAGGACGTAAGCAAAGCGCTATACGAGGACTTGAAAGAAGCGCTGCAGCCTCGCCTCGAATTTCTTTCTAATTTGGGAAACCAACATATTGGCCAAGCCGCATTTGAAGGCTTTTTATACATCTACgtcaacaaaataaatttacttttagaaACGAGTCTAGAGCCCCGCACGCTTGAATTGAACAGGTATGTAAACAACATCCTGTTAGACATGCATGAGGAATTAGAGGGAGGGGTCAATGGAGTGATAGGCGAATATGTCAAAATATACAACAACGTATGGATTGTTGGTCAACGAAACGATTATAAGGAATTTTACGTCATACTAAAAAATGCAAAATCTCTTGATTCGGCTTTTAAGCAAGCTAAGTATTTATCAAGGTACAAATTTCAATCTGCGTTTATGAGCTAG
- the LOC126313337 gene encoding uncharacterized protein LOC126313337 isoform X2, with protein sequence MKPSFARYVYYDEVSVDSNERSHSIFEPSEEEEEEDYIENEDLAWRIENQDPFTPLVSTHTSRRVTDLSHIERLSDSVRRSANSPRPLRIPMKTPFTPLCVRPHGWLKEHGYVSTVRVSSKHELNDSHAVFLEDGSSHQDSTTWSQNSSCHLLTASKSRHSPSFDRKRSQFFVSEKSNRPLQSHRQDDRSTFANRLSCLAGQTNHSESTPLYRPRTLLRKDDDIDLDSPGLINSTKPAESSRKSARLKSSSSGASSSLLQDTRTISPKTVEPGRLPISLSRPSKCAPDQINSSHSIDQVHSFYSSVDSSCPIYPAKTSLGWLSPSSIRSPLSEKTNTTYQINDSITSNSLNTPIYNEYSRSIGTKSIASTDFLKSKRANEFSQISEMSIQSNHQSMYSVAYSSSYMDETNTSIRTVDFSSVGRSPSLNEADLSVRTVGSPVSLINSPGSCYSYRLGSRRPLDNFALRVERTKKIKKLS encoded by the exons ATGAAGCCTTCGTTTGCCCGGTACGTCTATTATGATGAAGTCTCAGTTGATTCGAACGAAAGGAGCCATTCCATCTTTGAGccgtctgaagaagaagaagaagaagattacatTGAAAATGAAGACCTTGCCTGGAGAATAGAAAACCAAGACCCGTTTACTCCTCTTGTTTCGACCCATACATCGAGACGTGTCACGGACCTATCTCATATAGAGCGTTTAAGTGACAGCGTAAGACGCTCGGCGAATTCCCCACGCCCTCTTAGAATTCCTATGAAAACACCATTTACGCCTTTGTGTGTTCGACCACATGGGTGGCTCAAAGAACACGGATATGTGTCAACTGTGCGTGTTTCTAGTAAACATGAATTGAATGACAGTCATGCAGTCTTTTTAGAAGATGGATCTAGTCACCAGGATTCTACGACTTGGTCCCAAAATTCGTCATGTCATCTATTAACGGCTTCTAAATCAAGACACTCGCCTTCATTTGACAGAAAAAGATCGCAATTTTTTGTGTCAGAGAAGTCTAACCGTCCCCTACAGTCGCATAGACAAGATGACCGCTCAACCTTTGCAAACCGTCTCTCGTGCTTAGCCGGTCAAACGAACCATTCTGAATCGACTCCACTCTATAGGCCTAGAACCCTCCTTAGAAAAGACGACGACATCGATTTGGATTCTCCAGGCCTTATAAATTCGACAAAGCCAGCCGAGTCCTCGCGCAAGTCAGCTCGTTTGAAGTCCTCAAGCTCTGGGGCGAGCTCAAGTCTTCTCCAAGATACCCGTACAATTTCTCCAAAGACAGTTGAACCTGGCCGGCTGCCAATCAGTCTGTCGCGTCCATCCAAATGCGCCCCCGATCAAATCAATTCTTCGCATTCAATAGATCAAGTACACTCATTCTATAGCAGCGTCGATTCAAGTTGTCCGATCTATCCCGCCAAAACTTCGCTGGGCTGGCTGTCACCGAGCTCGATTCGGTCTCCCCTGTCTGAAAAAACAAACACCACCTACcaaataaatgacagcatcacgtcGAACAGCTTGAATACGCCGATCTACAATGAATATTCGCGCTCCATCGGCACGAAAAGCATCGCCTCAACCGATTTTTTGAAAAGCAAGCGAGCAAATGAATTCTCTCAAATTTCGGAAATGTCTATTCAATCCAATCACCAATCTATGTATAGTGTCGCATATAGCAGTTCATATATGGACGAAACCAATACGAGCATCCGTACCGTTGATTTTTCCAGCGTCGGGCGAAGTCCCAGCTTGAACGAAGCAGACCTGAGCGTTCGAACCGTCGGATCACCCGTTTCTTTG ATAAATTCTCCTGGTTCCTGCTACAGCTATCGACTCGGGTCGCGAAGACCGCTCGATAATTTCGCCCTTCGAGTCGaaagaacaaaaaaaatcaaaaaactttCGTAG
- the LOC126313336 gene encoding uncharacterized protein LOC126313336, whose product MILSRKQSSDSAENVMLKLMASLEGMNISATNTIPSNEILGKGDIRELFFSVYVGRVDLVLKILESGIRVEESLFGSSVFHIAASQGRLDCLKILLEYAARSGKRERGEDKSKENTEENVKDYVDMKDNYERTPLWWASHSGYYEIVEYLLSKGASTDAVCDQNFGRTTPLIEASRMNHYLVARMLLEAEAFVDACDVFGLTSLHHAAINGNIEMLQLLLKHGAFIDAQCHVIKSTPLIQAAYNAKPSAVKFLLSNFADSSISLYTLEYCLSPPPDYVLVALRPDTIAKIDQLRFECFSEIIATLGLLYENVLTSFQQLPFNDYAKPSSNITFDYEPNEYFYFRFSNHYRTVPHPLVSSQERLKSDLANLFKYLLKNVSLKNFRNIPVRQIAYIQPYNIPTWSPLFNPKSVPKTQIWQILYKKGISSYPILLMVKYLHCQCNVIQEICKKQDCWSNEEIDILVQLAYISTVVGIVSLSSRSRLKILELISPENAIYMFYLSYLYRWKSFQRFLHVYIHKLFSSVPTNSLLELASAQIPATNIRNVIYSRLAVLNKCPVPHSAEDWDKKNLTDDFNCFYNIHNAMSRAIYDRRTADIVFTVQEKPTYTIESECIFPAHKILIKHRCPKMLKFTKICGTAGSESSKGSISLPVYFLRFLTMNALHSLLVYLYTGQIQIILQEPVDCLSILVYLDSIWVDTDKLNCDGFNLLTGHCRNVIATMSYEQAQTLLSSTSPSSDNAITEYARRKAEQRVSSFQGIGGAN is encoded by the exons atgatattGAG CAGGAAGCAATCCAGCGACTCAGCAGAAAATGTAATGCTAAAATTAATGGCTTCTTTAGAGGGGATGAATATTTCTGCAACGAATACAATTCCCAGTAATGAAATATTAGGAAAAGGCGATATCCGtgaattgtttttttctgtttacgTCGGGCGAGTTGATTTAGTTCTCAAAATTTTAGAGTCTGGAATAAGAGTCGAAGAAAGCTTGTTTGGATCCTCGGTCTTTCATATAGCGGCTAGCCAGGGTAGACTGGATTGCTTGAAAATTTTATTGGAGTATGCTGCGAGAAgcggaaaaagagagagaggagaagacaaaagcaaagagaacacagaagaaaatgtaAAAGATTATGTTGATATGAAGGATAACTACGAAAGAACGCCGTTATGGTGGGCTTCGCATTCTGGATATTACGAAATTGTAGAGTACTTATTGAGTAAAGGTGCATCAACGGACGCGGTGTGCGATCAAAACTTTGGAAGAACGACTCCACTAATTGAAGCATCAAGAATGAATCATTATTTGGTTGCCAGGATGCTTTTAGAAGCAGAGGCATTTGTCGATGCATGTGATGTTTTTGGATTGACATCGCTTCACCATGCTGCCATAAATGGAAATATCGAAATGCTACAGCTACTTCTAAAGCATGGAGCGTTCATAGATGCTCAATGCCATGTAATCAAGTCTACACCTTTAATTCAAGCGGCCTACAATGCGAAGCCTAGTGCTGTCAAGTTCCTGCTTAGTAACTTCGCGGATAGTTCCATCTCGCTGTACACACTTGAGTACTGTCTCTCGCCACCTCCTGACTACGTTCTGGTAGCATTGCGACCAGATACAATCGCAAAAATAGATCAATTGAGATTCGAGTGCTTCTCCGAAATCATCGCTACATTGGGACTTTTATACGAAAACGTACTGACATCGTTTCAACAGCTACCATTCAATGACTATGCCAAACCGTCTTCTAACATTACATTCGACTACGAACCCAACGAATATTTTTATTTCAGGTTCTCTAATCATTACAGAACTGTCCCACATCCGTTGGTCTCTTCGCAAGAACGACTAAAGAGCGATTTAGCCAATCTTTTCAAATATCTGCTCAAAAACGTCTCGCTAAAAAACTTCAGAAATATTCCCGTTAGACAAATCGCATACATTCAGCCCTACAACATCCCGACTTGGTCACCACTGTTCAATCCTAAAAGTGTTCCAAAGACGCAAATATGGCAAATCTTATACAAAAAGGGCATTTCATCCTATCCTATCTTGTTGATGGTAAAATATTTGCACTGTCAATGCAACGTTattcaagaaatatgtaaaaaacAAGATTGTTGGTCAAACGAAGAGATAGATATACTTGTCCAACTGGCTTACATTTCCACTGTGGTAGGTATTGTCTCGCTATCATCAAGATCCAGACTTAAAATTCTCGAGTTAATCTccccagaaaatgctatatacatgtTTTATCTGTCCTACCTCTACAGATGGAAATCTTTCCAGAGATTTCTGCATGTGTATATTCATAAGCTGTTCTCCAGCGTACCGACCAACTCGCTCCTGGAACTGGCAAGCGCTCAAATTCCAGCTACCAACATCAGGAACGTCATCTATTCGAGACTGGCCGTACTGAACAAATGCCCAGTTCCGCACAGTGCCGAAGATTGGGACAAAAAAAATCTTACGGATGACTTCAATTGCTTCTATAACATTCATAATGCCATGTCCAGGGCCATCTATGACCGACGCACTGCAGACATAGTCTTTACTGTTCAGGAAAAGCCGACCTATACCATAGAAAGCGAATGCATCTTTCCAGCGCACAAAATCCTAATTAAACACAGATGCCCAAAAATGCTAAAATTTACCAAGATATGCGGGACTGCAGGATCCGAATCGTCGAAAGGTTCGATTTCACTTCCTGTCTATTTCCTTCGCTTTTTAACTATGAACGCCCTTCATTCACTTCTAGTTTATTTGTACACAGGGCAAATTCAAATTATTCTCCAAGAACCTGTTGACTGCTTGAGCATTTTAGTCTACTTAGATAGTATATGGGTGGATACGGACAAGCTGAATTGTGACGGATTTAACCTGCTAACAGGACACTGCAGAAACGTCATAGCAACCATGTCCTATGAGCAAGCGCAGACTCTTCTATCTTCCACATCCCCATCTTCTGATAATGCTATAACAGAATATGCCAGAAGAAAGGCTGAACAGCGAGTCTCTAGCTTCCAAGGCATCGGAGGCGCAAACTGA
- the LOC126313337 gene encoding uncharacterized protein LOC126313337 isoform X1: protein MKPSFARYVYYDEVSVDSNERSHSIFEPSEEEEEEDYIENEDLAWRIENQDPFTPLVSTHTSRRVTDLSHIERLSDSVRRSANSPRPLRIPMKTPFTPLCVRPHGWLKEHGYVSTVRVSSKHELNDSHAVFLEDGSSHQDSTTWSQNSSCHLLTASKSRHSPSFDRKRSQFFVSEKSNRPLQSHRQDDRSTFANRLSCLAGQTNHSESTPLYRPRTLLRKDDDIDLDSPGLINSTKPAESSRKSARLKSSSSGASSSLLQDTRTISPKTVEPGRLPISLSRPSKCAPDQINSSHSIDQVHSFYSSVDSSCPIYPAKTSLGWLSPSSIRSPLSEKTNTTYQINDSITSNSLNTPIYNEYSRSIGTKSIASTDFLKSKRANEFSQISEMSIQSNHQSMYSVAYSSSYMDETNTSIRTVDFSSVGRSPSLNEADLSVRTVGSPVSLVCINSPGSCYSYRLGSRRPLDNFALRVERTKKIKKLS from the exons ATGAAGCCTTCGTTTGCCCGGTACGTCTATTATGATGAAGTCTCAGTTGATTCGAACGAAAGGAGCCATTCCATCTTTGAGccgtctgaagaagaagaagaagaagattacatTGAAAATGAAGACCTTGCCTGGAGAATAGAAAACCAAGACCCGTTTACTCCTCTTGTTTCGACCCATACATCGAGACGTGTCACGGACCTATCTCATATAGAGCGTTTAAGTGACAGCGTAAGACGCTCGGCGAATTCCCCACGCCCTCTTAGAATTCCTATGAAAACACCATTTACGCCTTTGTGTGTTCGACCACATGGGTGGCTCAAAGAACACGGATATGTGTCAACTGTGCGTGTTTCTAGTAAACATGAATTGAATGACAGTCATGCAGTCTTTTTAGAAGATGGATCTAGTCACCAGGATTCTACGACTTGGTCCCAAAATTCGTCATGTCATCTATTAACGGCTTCTAAATCAAGACACTCGCCTTCATTTGACAGAAAAAGATCGCAATTTTTTGTGTCAGAGAAGTCTAACCGTCCCCTACAGTCGCATAGACAAGATGACCGCTCAACCTTTGCAAACCGTCTCTCGTGCTTAGCCGGTCAAACGAACCATTCTGAATCGACTCCACTCTATAGGCCTAGAACCCTCCTTAGAAAAGACGACGACATCGATTTGGATTCTCCAGGCCTTATAAATTCGACAAAGCCAGCCGAGTCCTCGCGCAAGTCAGCTCGTTTGAAGTCCTCAAGCTCTGGGGCGAGCTCAAGTCTTCTCCAAGATACCCGTACAATTTCTCCAAAGACAGTTGAACCTGGCCGGCTGCCAATCAGTCTGTCGCGTCCATCCAAATGCGCCCCCGATCAAATCAATTCTTCGCATTCAATAGATCAAGTACACTCATTCTATAGCAGCGTCGATTCAAGTTGTCCGATCTATCCCGCCAAAACTTCGCTGGGCTGGCTGTCACCGAGCTCGATTCGGTCTCCCCTGTCTGAAAAAACAAACACCACCTACcaaataaatgacagcatcacgtcGAACAGCTTGAATACGCCGATCTACAATGAATATTCGCGCTCCATCGGCACGAAAAGCATCGCCTCAACCGATTTTTTGAAAAGCAAGCGAGCAAATGAATTCTCTCAAATTTCGGAAATGTCTATTCAATCCAATCACCAATCTATGTATAGTGTCGCATATAGCAGTTCATATATGGACGAAACCAATACGAGCATCCGTACCGTTGATTTTTCCAGCGTCGGGCGAAGTCCCAGCTTGAACGAAGCAGACCTGAGCGTTCGAACCGTCGGATCACCCGTTTCTTTGGTATGT ATAAATTCTCCTGGTTCCTGCTACAGCTATCGACTCGGGTCGCGAAGACCGCTCGATAATTTCGCCCTTCGAGTCGaaagaacaaaaaaaatcaaaaaactttCGTAG